From the Cohaesibacter sp. ES.047 genome, one window contains:
- a CDS encoding sulfite reductase flavoprotein subunit alpha encodes MKVPYLPKDAPFSDDQKSWLAGFYAGLHTQMAQGQQTAPSSDKAALTANVLFGTQTGNSEGVAEDLAAVMKANGVNAKVSSLDDIEAEDLTKMDYVLLVTSTYGEGEMPDNAELFWDALKASTMPRLEHMHFAVLALGDTAYDDFCEAGKQFDLRFEQLGAKRLVPRVDCDVDFEEDAEGWSTAVIEELSKFKPEGSDEPVASADEVAKPGKSKWTRKNPFLSPVTTNRLLSGEGSAKEIRHYEFDLSEDGPSYVAGDAFNIIPTNDPELVAAWLGYMGVPGDTDLPGKDLPLSDLLLNQLEISTPNNDFIKAVAERTDDDHLKHIVGHGDKEAMEAYLWSKDALDVVMLHPKAQFSVAELVDLFKPLQHRAYSISSSSKMHPDSVHLTIASVRYNSHGRSHGGVASCFLADRVGSDAARVFVSPNKSFRVPENNDAPMIMVGPGTGIAPFRAFLQERQAIGAQGINWLFFGDQHESCDFIYKDELMDMQNAGVLHRLDLAFSRDQKEKIYVQTRMRENAKDLYAALEEGGHFYVCGDATRMAKDVDQALLDIVAEQGGLGEDSAIDYVNALKKDKRYVRDVY; translated from the coding sequence ATGAAAGTTCCATACCTTCCCAAAGATGCGCCTTTTTCCGACGATCAGAAATCCTGGCTCGCCGGGTTCTACGCCGGCCTGCATACGCAGATGGCGCAAGGACAGCAGACCGCTCCTTCCAGTGACAAGGCAGCCCTGACGGCCAATGTGCTATTTGGCACCCAGACGGGCAACTCCGAAGGGGTGGCCGAAGACCTTGCTGCTGTCATGAAGGCCAATGGCGTCAATGCCAAGGTGTCGTCCCTTGATGACATCGAAGCTGAAGACCTGACCAAGATGGACTATGTGTTGCTCGTCACCTCGACCTATGGTGAGGGCGAAATGCCGGACAATGCCGAGCTGTTTTGGGATGCCTTGAAGGCGTCCACGATGCCGCGTCTTGAGCATATGCACTTCGCGGTTCTGGCGCTGGGCGATACGGCCTATGATGATTTCTGCGAAGCGGGCAAGCAGTTCGATCTGCGCTTCGAGCAACTTGGCGCGAAGCGCTTGGTGCCGCGCGTGGACTGTGACGTGGACTTTGAGGAAGATGCCGAAGGGTGGAGCACCGCTGTCATCGAGGAACTCTCGAAGTTCAAGCCCGAAGGCAGCGATGAACCCGTCGCCTCTGCGGATGAAGTGGCCAAACCGGGCAAGTCGAAATGGACGCGGAAAAATCCGTTCTTGTCGCCCGTAACGACCAACCGTCTGCTGTCCGGCGAAGGATCTGCCAAGGAAATCCGCCACTACGAGTTTGATCTGTCCGAAGACGGGCCAAGCTATGTGGCCGGTGACGCTTTCAACATTATCCCCACCAACGATCCCGAACTGGTTGCTGCCTGGCTCGGCTATATGGGCGTTCCGGGTGACACCGACCTGCCCGGCAAGGATCTGCCATTGTCGGACTTGCTGCTCAACCAGCTTGAGATTTCGACGCCGAACAATGACTTCATCAAGGCCGTCGCCGAACGCACGGATGATGACCACCTGAAGCATATTGTCGGTCATGGGGACAAGGAAGCCATGGAGGCCTATCTGTGGTCCAAGGATGCGCTTGATGTCGTCATGCTGCATCCGAAGGCCCAGTTCAGCGTCGCTGAGCTTGTTGATCTCTTCAAGCCATTGCAGCATCGTGCCTATTCGATCTCGTCAAGTTCGAAGATGCATCCGGACAGTGTGCATCTGACCATTGCTTCGGTGCGCTACAACAGCCATGGTCGCAGTCATGGTGGCGTTGCGTCCTGTTTTCTTGCCGATCGGGTCGGATCGGACGCTGCGCGGGTGTTCGTCTCACCGAACAAAAGCTTCCGCGTGCCGGAAAACAACGATGCTCCCATGATCATGGTTGGTCCGGGCACCGGTATTGCTCCTTTCCGTGCGTTCCTTCAGGAACGTCAGGCGATTGGAGCTCAGGGGATCAACTGGTTGTTCTTTGGCGATCAGCATGAAAGCTGCGATTTCATCTACAAGGATGAACTCATGGACATGCAGAATGCTGGTGTTCTGCATCGTCTGGATCTTGCCTTCTCGCGTGACCAGAAGGAAAAGATCTACGTCCAGACCCGCATGCGCGAGAATGCCAAGGATCTTTATGCTGCGCTTGAGGAAGGTGGACACTTCTATGTCTGCGGTGATGCAACGCGCATGGCCAAGGATGTGGATCAGGCACTTCTGGATATTGTCGCTGAGCAGGGCGGCCTTGGCGAAGACAGTGCGATTGACTATGTGAATGCGCTGAAAAAAGACAAGCGTTACGTCCGCGACGTTTATTGA
- the malQ gene encoding 4-alpha-glucanotransferase: protein MTVENLNALAAHFGIHPFYYDFDGHQVHTSPETQRALLQANGLQLDNDAMIKEAVDAFVLAEQDRWFPRELITSTGYGYECHFGLGARWHIRLDDRVASHYTGAPLSGIADTHISLPPLPAGIHDLVCEVGDRVEIVTIISAPILAPSIEQLGGGSRIWGVTVPQYGIRSDRNSGIGDYVDLANMVKFIEGLGGSFIGINPVHSLGFSDPYAISPYSPSHRGFFNTQHIATDAIPGIKGSPQAQSILQAVETQWKELRASERVDYIPHRTCHNAALRDLYTIFLQHAEPQARQAYEAFKERRGDYLQRFALFEALAERYGQEWQKWPAPLRDRDPKTLEDATDQFSARIEFYCWLQWVANVQLGEAQTSAKDNGSGMGLYLDLAVGSRRDGAESWCEYDSVAHGVSLGAPPDQLGPDGQNWGLMTYAPRKLAETRYKSLRHIFRSAMRYAGILRIDHVLGLNRSFWIPEDGNPGAYVTQPLDTLLAILSIEANETKTAIIGEDLGLVPDGFRDQVQSRGIYGYSVLQYEKWDDGSFKHPNDLRKYSLACFSTHDTPTLKGFMSGTDIKWRDRLAEEENRQSDAALEQRQADVQALAQLDPDPARHEDLSFEHLFEVVHGSLAHSDVAMIALSLDDILSQEEAQNLPGTIDQHPNWRRKCPLTLDEMHEEPAFESVSEMMEEAGRNIHPSPSLQVD, encoded by the coding sequence ATGACTGTGGAAAATCTGAACGCCCTGGCTGCGCATTTCGGGATCCATCCTTTCTATTACGACTTTGACGGACACCAAGTCCACACATCACCAGAAACACAAAGGGCACTTTTGCAGGCAAACGGGCTGCAACTGGACAATGACGCCATGATCAAGGAGGCGGTCGACGCCTTCGTCCTTGCGGAACAGGATCGGTGGTTTCCGCGCGAACTGATCACCAGCACTGGGTATGGATATGAATGCCATTTTGGTCTAGGCGCCCGGTGGCACATCCGTCTTGATGACCGGGTCGCATCGCATTACACGGGAGCGCCGCTAAGCGGAATCGCCGACACTCATATTTCTCTGCCTCCTTTGCCCGCAGGGATCCATGATCTGGTTTGCGAAGTTGGCGACCGGGTGGAAATTGTGACAATCATATCGGCGCCAATCCTTGCTCCATCAATTGAGCAATTGGGTGGCGGCAGCCGCATATGGGGCGTCACCGTGCCTCAATATGGCATTCGGTCCGATCGAAACTCCGGCATCGGCGACTATGTTGACCTTGCCAATATGGTCAAGTTCATCGAGGGGCTGGGGGGCAGCTTCATCGGCATCAACCCGGTCCATTCGCTGGGCTTTTCAGACCCCTACGCCATCAGCCCCTATTCGCCAAGCCACAGGGGCTTCTTCAACACGCAGCATATCGCAACAGACGCCATTCCCGGGATCAAGGGCTCACCTCAGGCGCAGTCCATCCTTCAGGCCGTTGAAACCCAATGGAAAGAGTTGCGCGCCAGTGAGCGGGTGGACTATATCCCGCACCGCACCTGCCACAACGCCGCTTTGCGCGACCTCTACACGATCTTCCTGCAACATGCTGAGCCTCAGGCCCGACAGGCCTATGAGGCCTTCAAGGAGCGGCGGGGTGACTATCTGCAACGCTTTGCCCTGTTCGAGGCGCTGGCTGAACGCTACGGTCAGGAATGGCAGAAGTGGCCCGCGCCGTTAAGGGACCGTGACCCCAAAACGCTTGAAGATGCAACGGACCAGTTTTCGGCCCGCATCGAGTTCTATTGCTGGCTGCAGTGGGTTGCCAATGTTCAGCTCGGAGAAGCACAGACTTCCGCCAAGGACAATGGTTCGGGCATGGGCCTTTATCTCGATCTGGCCGTCGGCTCACGCCGTGATGGAGCAGAGAGCTGGTGCGAGTATGACAGCGTTGCGCATGGCGTCTCACTCGGGGCTCCGCCGGATCAGCTCGGACCCGATGGCCAGAATTGGGGACTGATGACCTACGCGCCCCGCAAGCTGGCAGAAACACGCTACAAGTCTTTGCGGCATATCTTCCGCTCTGCGATGCGCTATGCGGGCATATTGAGAATTGATCATGTTCTCGGTCTTAATCGCAGTTTCTGGATCCCCGAAGATGGCAACCCCGGCGCCTATGTCACGCAACCATTGGACACCCTGCTGGCCATCCTCTCGATTGAGGCCAATGAAACCAAGACCGCCATCATTGGCGAAGATTTGGGGCTGGTGCCGGACGGTTTCCGCGATCAGGTTCAATCCCGTGGCATCTACGGCTATTCGGTTCTGCAGTATGAAAAATGGGATGACGGCAGCTTCAAGCACCCCAATGATCTGAGAAAATACAGCCTTGCCTGCTTTAGTACGCACGACACACCCACGCTCAAAGGCTTCATGTCCGGCACCGACATCAAATGGCGGGATCGGTTGGCCGAAGAAGAAAACCGCCAGTCCGATGCTGCACTCGAGCAGCGTCAGGCCGATGTGCAGGCACTTGCACAATTGGATCCCGATCCGGCGCGGCATGAGGATTTGAGCTTTGAACATCTGTTCGAAGTGGTCCATGGTTCACTGGCACATTCGGACGTCGCGATGATCGCGCTCTCCCTTGATGACATTCTGTCACAAGAAGAGGCCCAGAACCTTCCGGGTACCATCGACCAACATCCAAACTGGCGTCGCAAATGCCCGCTGACCCTCGATGAAATGCACGAAGAACCCGCATTCGAAAGCGTCTCGGAAATGATGGAAGAGGCAGGCAGGAACATCCATCCGTCCCCATCACTCCAAGTGGATTAG
- a CDS encoding YARHG domain-containing protein gives MANLLSFSRKMLIATGFLLAATVTTVPGTDFSFVSNANAQGYRNMTCGELWYERNAIYAQQGYCFKTRRARQTFGPRCYSPWGRLTASQQRRVNRIVGWERRYGCR, from the coding sequence ATGGCCAATCTTCTTTCCTTCTCACGCAAGATGCTGATTGCGACCGGTTTTCTGCTTGCTGCGACGGTAACCACTGTTCCGGGCACGGATTTTTCCTTTGTCAGCAACGCCAATGCGCAGGGTTATCGGAATATGACCTGTGGCGAGCTCTGGTATGAGCGCAACGCGATTTACGCTCAACAAGGCTATTGTTTCAAAACACGTCGAGCCCGCCAGACCTTTGGTCCCCGATGCTATTCGCCATGGGGCCGGCTGACCGCTTCACAACAACGCCGCGTTAACCGCATCGTGGGTTGGGAACGCCGGTACGGCTGTCGCTAG